Proteins encoded in a region of the Selenomonadales bacterium genome:
- a CDS encoding germination protein YpeB, giving the protein MHRRTFWVAIALLGSVAAGSVFWGLHQLGIRNRLQTRLENTYQRAFHELNFNMGAIEAELAKATVASTAEQTMIRLAAVWRQAYAAQEKMGQVPLGVAEFENTERFLARLGDAVLSVASTGVMPTAQERKMLDKLSRQARELSNSLLVLQSTVLAENVRFTDLELRTLGDRAPRDSAVLGQFRQVEEQVQQFPEVPMGDHVNIAVPPPLAVTVAPTPIATAEANARQFVRHIGADLRLQSQVTVTDAVVPHYSFVFAHPEDANRRVTVEVVRNGGRVFQMFAERATAAPVLPGAELQARADRFLYERGIANMKLLGVEEWGGSVIFTYCYAADGILFYPDLLRVRVAQDNGEILSFEGNGYVKYHRERGNFSEVVGIAAATAKLNETLEVIAGPQRVVLFDRRGVEVLCWEFTVQRRGGTEQFLVYINAVTGREENIVRLDAKPAIMPPAHAR; this is encoded by the coding sequence ATGCACAGGAGGACCTTTTGGGTCGCAATAGCTCTGCTTGGCAGTGTTGCGGCAGGTAGTGTGTTTTGGGGTCTGCATCAACTTGGCATTCGCAACCGACTGCAGACGCGGCTCGAAAACACTTACCAGCGGGCTTTCCACGAACTAAATTTCAATATGGGGGCCATCGAGGCTGAGCTGGCCAAAGCGACAGTGGCCAGCACCGCAGAGCAGACGATGATTCGCCTCGCGGCAGTATGGCGTCAAGCTTACGCTGCCCAAGAGAAGATGGGTCAAGTGCCGCTAGGGGTAGCGGAGTTCGAAAACACAGAGCGTTTTCTCGCCCGCCTTGGGGATGCCGTGCTGTCCGTTGCCTCTACAGGCGTTATGCCCACGGCACAGGAGCGAAAAATGCTTGACAAACTAAGCAGGCAGGCCCGGGAGCTCTCTAACTCTCTACTTGTGCTGCAATCTACAGTGCTTGCCGAAAACGTGCGCTTTACAGACCTTGAACTGCGGACATTAGGGGATCGTGCACCTCGCGACAGCGCAGTGCTTGGGCAATTTCGCCAAGTGGAGGAACAAGTGCAGCAATTTCCGGAAGTGCCGATGGGCGACCACGTGAACATTGCCGTACCGCCACCGCTCGCCGTGACCGTAGCTCCTACTCCAATCGCTACGGCCGAGGCCAATGCACGGCAGTTTGTTCGCCATATTGGCGCGGACTTACGTTTACAGAGCCAAGTGACTGTGACGGACGCAGTCGTCCCACACTACTCCTTTGTCTTTGCACATCCCGAAGACGCAAACCGCCGCGTAACAGTGGAAGTGGTAAGAAACGGCGGGCGAGTATTTCAGATGTTTGCCGAGCGCGCTACTGCAGCACCTGTGCTGCCCGGAGCCGAGTTGCAGGCCAGAGCCGACAGGTTCCTGTATGAGCGCGGCATCGCGAACATGAAGCTTCTCGGCGTGGAAGAGTGGGGAGGCTCGGTAATCTTCACCTACTGCTATGCGGCCGATGGCATCCTCTTCTATCCAGACCTGCTGCGGGTGCGAGTGGCGCAGGACAACGGCGAAATACTGAGCTTTGAGGGCAACGGGTATGTGAAGTATCACCGCGAGCGGGGCAACTTCAGCGAAGTAGTAGGCATAGCCGCCGCTACTGCTAAGCTTAACGAAACCCTTGAGGTAATTGCGGGACCGCAGCGTGTGGTGTTGTTTGACCGCCGCGGTGTAGAAGTGCTGTGTTGGGAGTTTACGGTGCAGCGCCGTGGGGGCACAGAGCAGTTCTTGGTGTACATTAATGCCGTTACCGGGCGAGAGGAGAATATCGTGCGGTTAGACGCAAAACCGGCAATTATGCCTCCGGCCCATGCTCGTTAA
- the sleB gene encoding spore cortex-lytic enzyme — protein MRKLICASIVVVLMVLLPLTSLAQAPGSRNLRQGDSGPDVTEVQRRLQRWGYYQGPISGTFGPQTLAAVQAFQRRHGLPVTGIIASRTFAALGITMRPAAVAPNRAAAVTPTRGVSPNDMQLLARAVYSEARGEPFEGQVAVAAVIMNRIRSPLFPNTISGVIFQPLAFTAVADGQFYLTPNQEAFRAAQLAVNGWDPSGGALYYFNPRTATSPWIWTRPYIKTIGQHRFLR, from the coding sequence TTGCGCAAACTGATATGTGCAAGCATCGTCGTCGTGCTCATGGTTCTGCTCCCTCTGACGAGCCTTGCGCAGGCACCCGGCAGCCGTAACCTACGGCAAGGCGATTCTGGTCCGGATGTGACTGAAGTGCAGCGTCGATTACAGCGCTGGGGCTACTACCAGGGGCCTATCAGCGGTACGTTCGGCCCCCAAACACTTGCGGCGGTGCAGGCGTTTCAGCGCCGCCATGGTCTGCCCGTAACGGGGATTATCGCTAGCCGCACTTTTGCCGCGCTAGGCATAACCATGCGCCCGGCGGCAGTAGCTCCTAACAGGGCGGCAGCGGTAACTCCCACTCGCGGCGTTAGCCCAAACGATATGCAGCTGCTCGCGCGTGCTGTCTACAGCGAGGCGCGCGGTGAGCCATTTGAAGGGCAGGTAGCTGTGGCGGCAGTGATTATGAACCGTATCCGGAGTCCCTTGTTCCCTAATACAATCAGCGGAGTAATTTTTCAGCCCTTGGCTTTTACCGCGGTAGCCGACGGCCAGTTTTATCTTACCCCTAATCAGGAAGCTTTCCGCGCCGCCCAATTAGCCGTCAACGGGTGGGACCCGAGCGGCGGGGCGCTGTACTACTTCAACCCACGCACCGCTACTTCGCCTTGGATATGGACGCGCCCCTACATCAAGACCATTGGCCAACATCGCTTCCTGCGTTGA
- a CDS encoding helix-hairpin-helix domain-containing protein yields the protein MRTVLIGLGVALAVSLGANAYLYSLAMQTPEVVYIEKEVPTNEAPTAPQFVVIHVSGAVAKPAVYTLPAGSRAHTAVEAAGGALATANLSAINLARVLTDGEQLHIAAMGETAPPAGAPTGSGQARGGTVNINTASQSELETLPGIGPTRARAIIAHRTQHGPFARIEDIQNVTGIGEKTFESLKSLIRVR from the coding sequence ATGCGGACGGTATTGATTGGATTAGGCGTTGCACTGGCAGTGTCGCTAGGCGCAAACGCCTATTTGTACAGCCTAGCTATGCAGACGCCGGAAGTTGTCTACATAGAGAAGGAAGTCCCCACAAACGAGGCTCCCACCGCGCCGCAGTTTGTGGTTATACATGTCAGCGGTGCAGTGGCAAAGCCAGCCGTGTACACACTGCCGGCAGGCAGTCGTGCCCACACTGCAGTGGAAGCGGCAGGCGGTGCCTTGGCCACAGCCAACCTTTCGGCCATAAACCTTGCGAGAGTGTTAACTGACGGCGAGCAACTGCATATTGCCGCTATGGGCGAGACAGCTCCGCCTGCCGGAGCACCCACAGGGTCAGGGCAGGCGAGAGGGGGCACCGTCAATATCAATACCGCTTCGCAGTCCGAGCTTGAGACACTTCCCGGCATTGGGCCAACTAGGGCGCGAGCAATCATCGCGCATCGTACGCAGCATGGTCCCTTTGCGCGTATTGAAGACATCCAGAACGTGACCGGCATAGGGGAGAAGACATTTGAGAGCCTAAAGAGCTTGATTCGCGTGCGGTAA
- a CDS encoding helix-turn-helix transcriptional regulator: MIGQRIREARKAKGLSQGQLAQGMVSRSYITALENGRIRPTACFGCVSSVHRVV; the protein is encoded by the coding sequence GTGATAGGCCAACGCATAAGAGAGGCCCGCAAGGCCAAGGGACTATCTCAAGGGCAACTAGCTCAGGGCATGGTCTCGCGGTCATACATCACAGCTCTAGAAAATGGGAGAATCAGACCAACTGCTTGCTTCGGATGCGTTTCAAGTGTGCACCGCGTTGTTTAG
- a CDS encoding ABC transporter ATP-binding protein produces MSKNIYELSGVTKIYDNGTKANDNISLCVAKGEILGVFGPNGAGKTTMIKQMVGLLRPTAGTITLYGRSLQACPSMAPHYVAYLGQTVAAFGSFTFAEVIVHAGIHRGLSKAQALADAKSLIARFGLQAKASRLRYQLSGGELKLSILLSVLIGEKPILILDEPTNDLDPEHRRQVWEYLLELCKNKGTTIVLVTHNVDEADSVVDQVAVIDRGTLCALGTAGQLKSALGDVVKIIITLKPGHTMGATPFPGAHLHGQRWCFTVPSGETLYALGQLQAMLGDSAIDDFKVARPTLADVYTQLTRREWDENSGQPT; encoded by the coding sequence GTGAGTAAGAATATCTACGAGCTCTCTGGGGTTACTAAGATTTATGACAACGGCACAAAGGCTAACGATAATATCAGTCTGTGCGTAGCCAAAGGCGAAATCTTAGGGGTGTTTGGCCCCAATGGCGCAGGCAAAACCACTATGATTAAGCAGATGGTGGGCCTGCTTAGGCCGACTGCGGGAACCATCACCCTCTACGGACGCTCGCTGCAGGCCTGCCCTAGTATGGCCCCACACTACGTCGCTTACCTAGGTCAGACTGTCGCAGCCTTTGGTTCGTTTACTTTCGCCGAGGTGATAGTCCATGCGGGGATTCACCGTGGCTTAAGTAAGGCACAAGCGCTTGCCGACGCCAAGAGCCTGATCGCACGTTTTGGGCTGCAGGCTAAAGCATCACGGCTGCGCTATCAATTGTCCGGCGGGGAGCTAAAGCTCTCCATCCTGCTAAGTGTCCTTATCGGCGAAAAGCCGATTCTGATCCTCGATGAACCGACGAATGATTTAGACCCCGAGCATCGGCGCCAAGTATGGGAGTATCTACTTGAGCTCTGCAAGAACAAAGGGACGACCATCGTCTTGGTCACGCACAACGTAGATGAAGCCGACTCTGTCGTCGACCAAGTAGCGGTAATTGACCGCGGTACCCTGTGCGCGCTGGGCACGGCAGGACAATTAAAGAGCGCTCTTGGCGATGTGGTTAAGATTATCATTACGCTAAAGCCCGGGCACACCATGGGAGCAACGCCGTTCCCCGGAGCACACCTGCACGGTCAGCGATGGTGCTTTACTGTGCCAAGTGGGGAAACCTTGTACGCCCTAGGGCAGCTTCAGGCGATGCTAGGGGACAGCGCGATAGATGACTTCAAGGTGGCAAGACCTACGTTAGCAGACGTCTACACACAACTGACGCGGAGGGAGTGGGATGAAAACAGTGGGCAACCTACGTAA
- a CDS encoding ABC transporter permease codes for MKTVGNLRKALVDFWWITKGQLYSMRTQWSWYVILLTISPLSYLFFLSFFADLSDPSVALFVVTGSVASSTVTAAMLGLGQTISGLRAANVLEVYATLPISKLAFVMALTARGVAFSAPSAFIVLIVGSISLGLPLLPALLPTIIVYVLGAFSLAGLGAIIGFYSPTPDAASLATQVVAPLVTLFAPVFMPMERLPFFLQVTSRFIPTTYVAAALREALTQPFSPLYWSSVAVITLFGVIGLAASVYKADWRVTASEAR; via the coding sequence ATGAAAACAGTGGGCAACCTACGTAAAGCACTGGTGGATTTCTGGTGGATTACCAAAGGACAGCTCTATAGTATGCGCACCCAGTGGTCTTGGTACGTCATATTACTTACCATCTCTCCCCTTAGCTACTTGTTTTTCCTGAGTTTCTTTGCCGACCTGTCGGACCCGTCCGTAGCCTTATTTGTTGTGACTGGCTCCGTGGCCAGTAGCACCGTAACGGCCGCTATGCTGGGCTTAGGCCAGACTATATCTGGCCTGAGAGCGGCTAATGTCCTAGAGGTGTATGCCACCCTGCCCATTTCCAAGCTGGCCTTTGTTATGGCTCTAACCGCAAGAGGCGTGGCCTTTTCCGCGCCCTCCGCATTTATCGTGCTGATCGTGGGCAGCATCAGTCTAGGCCTGCCGCTGCTCCCCGCGCTGCTGCCGACGATTATCGTTTATGTGTTGGGTGCCTTTAGCTTGGCAGGACTAGGAGCCATCATTGGGTTCTACTCCCCTACCCCCGACGCCGCTAGTCTGGCCACGCAAGTTGTAGCCCCGCTGGTGACTCTCTTTGCTCCAGTCTTTATGCCGATGGAACGACTGCCGTTCTTCCTGCAAGTTACCTCGCGCTTTATCCCGACCACCTACGTGGCCGCAGCTCTACGGGAAGCCCTTACTCAGCCCTTTTCGCCGCTCTATTGGTCTAGCGTCGCTGTCATTACACTCTTTGGAGTCATAGGTCTTGCTGCCAGCGTCTATAAAGCCGACTGGCGCGTCACAGCCTCGGAGGCAAGGTAG
- a CDS encoding NAD(P)H-hydrate dehydratase — translation MKLVTSKEMRALETQAMSQCGLLGVVLMENAGLAVVAAGQEMLGDYRGKLVVVLAGIGNNGGDGLVAARHIANRGGEARVFLLGTPDALRSDARTNYDILVSMGVSIRELSEDALPSLADLLKSAPLIIDALYGTGFAGQITDLAAVVVRLVNDSGRPVLAVDVPSGLLADTGEVLGPCVQATMTVTFGLPKLGLYLEPGARYAGAVRLADISLPQHLVAASRFRHNLITAEWCQGLLPARSPDSHKGTFGRVLAVGGSTGMTGAVCLAAEAALRSGAGLVEAALPKSLEKAVAGRTSEVITHALDDNDTGYIATGATEAFLGLASRASAVALGMGLGRQPETINWLRQVLPEVRVPLVLDADALYALLGDTALLAGHRGAIVVTPHPGEMSRLTGLTVDEIQRRRVDVAKHYAMEWQCTVVLKGARTVVADPGGEIYLNQSGNPGMATAGMGDVLAGVIAALIAHRLSPSLAAALGVYAHGTAGDAAARAKGFMGLTASDVVAALPQVWRDLGR, via the coding sequence ATGAAACTCGTCACCTCAAAAGAAATGCGAGCACTTGAAACACAGGCTATGTCGCAATGCGGCCTGCTTGGCGTTGTCCTCATGGAGAACGCCGGCCTCGCCGTGGTGGCGGCCGGACAGGAGATGCTAGGGGATTATCGTGGCAAGCTTGTTGTCGTGTTGGCCGGCATAGGCAACAACGGCGGAGATGGCCTTGTTGCGGCGCGCCACATTGCGAATCGTGGCGGGGAGGCGAGGGTGTTTCTGCTAGGTACGCCAGACGCGTTGCGCAGCGACGCTCGCACTAACTACGACATACTTGTTTCGATGGGTGTCTCTATACGCGAACTCAGTGAGGATGCCTTGCCTTCGTTAGCGGATTTGCTTAAGAGTGCACCTCTGATTATCGATGCTCTTTACGGCACGGGTTTTGCCGGGCAAATTACAGACCTCGCGGCTGTTGTTGTGCGTCTCGTTAACGATTCAGGTCGCCCTGTGTTGGCGGTAGATGTCCCATCGGGGCTCTTGGCTGACACGGGCGAGGTCTTAGGTCCCTGCGTGCAGGCTACGATGACGGTAACATTTGGGTTACCTAAGCTTGGGCTGTATCTCGAACCCGGCGCACGCTATGCTGGCGCTGTCAGGCTAGCGGATATTTCGCTGCCGCAGCACTTAGTCGCCGCTAGCCGTTTCCGTCACAATCTCATTACGGCGGAATGGTGCCAAGGGCTGCTGCCGGCACGCTCGCCCGACAGCCACAAAGGAACCTTTGGCCGCGTCTTGGCAGTCGGGGGTTCCACAGGCATGACCGGCGCAGTGTGTTTAGCCGCAGAGGCGGCCTTGCGTAGCGGGGCGGGACTAGTCGAGGCCGCGCTGCCAAAATCACTTGAAAAAGCTGTAGCCGGAAGGACCAGTGAAGTCATCACCCATGCCCTAGATGACAACGATACGGGGTATATCGCCACCGGCGCGACAGAGGCGTTTCTGGGCCTAGCTTCGCGCGCCTCGGCGGTAGCACTGGGCATGGGGTTAGGCAGACAGCCAGAAACCATCAACTGGCTCCGCCAAGTCTTGCCGGAAGTGCGCGTACCTCTTGTTCTGGACGCGGATGCCCTATATGCACTTCTGGGCGACACAGCTCTTCTTGCCGGGCATCGGGGGGCGATAGTGGTTACTCCTCACCCGGGCGAGATGTCGCGCTTAACCGGGCTGACGGTTGACGAGATTCAGCGTCGGCGCGTGGATGTGGCCAAGCATTACGCCATGGAATGGCAATGCACCGTTGTGCTGAAGGGTGCGCGCACCGTGGTGGCTGACCCCGGCGGAGAAATCTACCTTAACCAGAGCGGTAACCCCGGCATGGCCACCGCAGGTATGGGAGACGTGCTTGCCGGCGTAATAGCCGCGCTGATTGCGCACCGGCTGTCCCCTTCGTTAGCCGCAGCGTTAGGCGTCTACGCCCACGGCACGGCAGGCGATGCCGCCGCCCGCGCCAAAGGGTTTATGGGTCTCACGGCGAGCGACGTAGTGGCGGCCTTGCCGCAAGTCTGGCGCGACTTAGGACGTTGA
- the rsfS gene encoding ribosome silencing factor, with translation MVLQLAYQAAALAADKKALRPVLLDLSLLAHATDYFLIVTATSRTHALTIADHIEKELVLSGKPFLGREGDQEGQWILLDFGAVVIHIFREEAREFYALERLWGGAKVVAL, from the coding sequence ATTGTACTGCAACTAGCATACCAGGCGGCAGCGTTAGCTGCCGACAAGAAGGCGCTTCGTCCGGTTCTGCTCGACCTCTCTTTGCTTGCTCACGCGACCGACTACTTTCTAATAGTCACCGCCACGTCGCGCACGCATGCGCTAACCATAGCTGACCACATCGAGAAGGAGCTTGTCTTAAGCGGCAAGCCTTTTCTCGGACGCGAGGGTGACCAAGAAGGCCAGTGGATACTTCTAGACTTTGGTGCCGTGGTGATACACATTTTCCGCGAGGAAGCACGCGAGTTCTACGCGTTAGAACGCTTGTGGGGCGGGGCGAAGGTAGTCGCGCTATAA
- a CDS encoding LCP family protein: protein MHTAMRYLVAAVFLILSVAVGSTVLVLNGLAPVPLDEGPVTLTPPWVNAKVNVLVLGTDAGLLDGGKQGALRTDTMLVVSLDPVTYEVRVLSLPRDSRVSIPGRRHPDKINAAHAYGGIRLAVDTVERLLDIPLHYYVRLEHRAFRRLIDAIGGVDYYVEKNMFYEDPYQDLVINLRRGQQILDGSKAEQYVRYRGSDGDIGRIARQQRFMLAALRTMLRPANIMRINSIVDIALSSVRTNIDPQAILKHLPLLDNISPEKVTMLTLPGIDGWIGGVSYWLVEEQAMDAMLREHFWDTLTSEPSEITVRVEDASGNNLGARAAEVLTRRGFQVLDVRAASEVTEKTRITVHNGYDEMGHTVYRVLRQGNVFSERATRDVKVTIVLGQDFWR, encoded by the coding sequence ATGCATACTGCTATGCGCTATTTGGTGGCCGCAGTCTTTCTTATACTAAGCGTTGCGGTAGGCTCGACCGTGCTTGTGCTCAACGGCCTTGCGCCAGTACCGCTCGATGAAGGACCTGTTACGCTTACGCCTCCGTGGGTTAACGCCAAGGTGAACGTCCTGGTACTCGGGACAGACGCCGGCTTACTTGACGGGGGAAAGCAGGGTGCGCTGCGGACGGATACCATGTTAGTTGTAAGCCTAGACCCCGTGACCTATGAGGTAAGGGTCTTGTCGCTACCCCGCGATAGCCGCGTGTCTATCCCCGGACGCCGACACCCCGATAAAATAAACGCCGCGCACGCTTACGGCGGCATTCGACTCGCCGTCGACACCGTAGAGCGATTGTTAGATATTCCACTCCACTACTACGTGCGCCTTGAGCACCGCGCGTTTAGGCGCTTAATTGATGCCATCGGTGGGGTAGATTACTACGTAGAGAAGAACATGTTCTACGAGGACCCTTACCAAGACCTCGTGATTAACCTTCGTCGTGGACAACAAATCCTAGACGGCAGTAAGGCTGAGCAATACGTAAGATACCGCGGCAGCGACGGGGACATCGGCCGCATTGCCCGTCAACAGCGCTTTATGCTCGCGGCACTGCGCACTATGCTTCGTCCTGCTAATATCATGCGTATAAACTCCATTGTCGATATCGCCCTAAGCAGCGTGCGCACTAACATCGACCCGCAAGCTATTCTTAAGCATCTGCCGCTATTAGATAACATTAGCCCCGAGAAGGTGACCATGCTCACGTTACCCGGCATTGACGGTTGGATAGGCGGAGTAAGTTACTGGCTAGTCGAGGAGCAGGCCATGGATGCCATGCTGCGCGAGCACTTCTGGGACACTTTAACGAGCGAGCCGTCGGAAATTACCGTACGTGTGGAAGATGCCAGTGGCAACAACCTAGGCGCACGTGCGGCCGAGGTTCTTACGCGGCGTGGCTTTCAGGTTTTAGACGTGCGGGCGGCGTCCGAGGTGACAGAGAAAACACGCATAACCGTGCACAACGGCTATGACGAAATGGGCCACACGGTCTATCGCGTACTCAGACAAGGCAACGTGTTCAGTGAGCGGGCCACACGCGACGTCAAAGTTACCATCGTGCTTGGTCAAGATTTCTGGCGATAG